One window of the Corynebacterium glutamicum ATCC 13032 genome contains the following:
- a CDS encoding galactan export ABC transporter permease subunit Wzm/RfbD, with the protein MQEQSKQKDLQADIARITAVKSDTVPNSQSMTFGAAWNDIVRGFKQHELWLQLGWQDIKQRYRRSVLGPLWITIATGVMALALGLLYSVLFKIPIAEFLPHVTVGLIIWNFISGCIKEGSDIFIDNEGLIKQLPSALSVHVYRLVWKQALFLAHNLVIWVILMMIFPRPLGWDVLLIIPAMFLLVINGVWVVMFFGIIATRYRDVSPLLEAGTQLLFYVTPIVWMTSTLQSQSAEIGNRARLAELNPLYHYLEIVRAPMVGADLPAYHWWIVLAFTFVGLGLALLAMKQWRFRVSYWV; encoded by the coding sequence GTGCAGGAACAATCGAAGCAGAAAGACCTCCAGGCTGATATCGCCAGAATCACTGCCGTGAAATCGGACACAGTTCCGAATTCCCAGTCAATGACCTTTGGCGCTGCCTGGAACGATATCGTCCGCGGATTCAAGCAACATGAGTTGTGGCTGCAACTCGGCTGGCAAGACATTAAGCAACGCTACCGGCGATCCGTCCTTGGGCCCCTGTGGATCACCATCGCCACCGGTGTCATGGCGCTCGCCCTCGGCTTGCTGTACTCCGTGCTGTTCAAAATCCCCATCGCGGAATTTCTGCCCCACGTCACCGTCGGCCTGATCATTTGGAACTTCATCTCCGGATGCATCAAAGAAGGCTCCGACATCTTCATAGATAACGAGGGACTCATCAAACAGCTCCCCTCGGCGCTGTCCGTCCACGTGTACAGACTCGTGTGGAAACAAGCCCTCTTCCTCGCCCACAACCTGGTCATCTGGGTCATTCTCATGATGATCTTCCCCCGACCCCTCGGCTGGGACGTCCTCCTGATCATCCCCGCAATGTTCCTCCTGGTGATCAACGGCGTGTGGGTAGTCATGTTCTTCGGCATCATCGCCACCCGCTACCGCGACGTCTCCCCGCTGCTAGAAGCCGGAACCCAACTCCTCTTCTACGTCACCCCCATCGTCTGGATGACTTCCACCCTGCAATCCCAGAGCGCAGAAATCGGCAACCGCGCACGCCTCGCCGAACTCAACCCGCTCTACCACTACCTCGAAATTGTCCGCGCCCCCATGGTCGGCGCCGACCTCCCCGCCTACCACTGGTGGATCGTCCTCGCCTTCACATTCGTCGGCCTTGGCCTTGCTCTCCTCGCGATGAAGCAATGGCGATTCCGCGTCAGCTACTGGGTATAA
- a CDS encoding galactan 5-O-arabinofuranosyltransferase translates to MINTSEDEGAVVVHEDLNPYGPSRVPEGEVYRPDRLNRKATLVAIVGAAILAFAFALVLWMGLKQTNLPAFGPSNVTRAVASATIAAVLIVTGFLTWLWLRDEHQSNPRWELEDVKPRPKWRTALTYLASYLSPAALVVAVLAIPLSATRLYLDGISVDQGFRTQFLTRMADDIGLSDMNYIDMPTFYPAGWFWLGGRLANLLGLPGWEAFQPWAIVSMAVAASVLVPVWQRITGSLPVATGIALVTTCIILAMNSEEPYAAIVAMGIPAMLVLASRIAKGDKFALAGGIIYLGVSATFYTLFTGAIALSAVAVCIVVAAIVQRSIKPLLWLAVLGGGSIVIALISWGPYLLASINGAERSGDSATHYLPLEGTQFPVPFLASSVVGLLCLVGLIYLVVRFHNNEVRAMWVGIAVFYAWMGMSMAITLLGNTLLGFRLDTVLVLIFATAGVLGIADFRLASVYQLYPTQITERTATHLTNLIVVLVLLGGLYYAQDLPQKNARAIDLAYTDTDGYGERADLYPAGAARYYKDINDHLLDQGFEPSETVVLTDELDFMSYYPYRGYQAFTSHYANPLGEFGNRNAFIEDLAIRSWDELADPQQFSDALNTSPWTIPEVFIFRGSIDDPDAGWKYDVAEDLYPNNPNVRFRGVYFNPESFDQMWQTKQVGPFVVVTHNE, encoded by the coding sequence ATGATTAACACCTCTGAAGATGAAGGTGCAGTCGTGGTTCATGAGGATTTGAATCCTTATGGTCCATCACGTGTGCCTGAAGGCGAAGTGTATCGGCCTGATCGTCTAAACAGGAAAGCTACACTTGTTGCAATTGTGGGAGCTGCCATCCTGGCTTTCGCATTTGCTTTGGTGTTGTGGATGGGTTTAAAACAAACAAACCTTCCAGCTTTCGGCCCATCGAATGTCACGAGGGCTGTTGCTTCTGCCACCATCGCTGCGGTTTTGATTGTCACGGGTTTTTTGACGTGGCTGTGGCTGCGCGATGAACATCAGAGCAATCCGCGGTGGGAGTTGGAGGACGTCAAGCCAAGGCCCAAGTGGCGGACGGCGCTGACGTATCTGGCGTCTTACTTAAGCCCAGCTGCGCTGGTGGTTGCGGTGTTGGCTATTCCGCTGTCTGCGACCCGCCTGTATTTGGACGGAATCAGCGTTGACCAGGGCTTTAGAACTCAGTTTTTAACCCGCATGGCTGACGATATCGGCTTGTCGGACATGAACTACATCGATATGCCTACCTTCTACCCTGCTGGATGGTTCTGGCTCGGTGGTCGCTTGGCCAATCTTTTGGGGCTGCCCGGTTGGGAAGCTTTCCAGCCATGGGCAATTGTGTCCATGGCAGTTGCTGCTTCTGTGTTAGTTCCAGTGTGGCAGCGCATCACCGGTTCCCTGCCGGTGGCAACAGGCATTGCGTTGGTGACAACCTGCATTATCTTGGCGATGAATTCCGAAGAGCCCTACGCTGCAATCGTTGCGATGGGTATTCCAGCGATGCTCGTGCTGGCTTCCCGCATTGCCAAGGGCGATAAGTTTGCGCTTGCCGGCGGCATTATTTACTTGGGTGTTTCGGCTACTTTCTATACTTTGTTCACCGGTGCTATCGCGCTTTCTGCGGTCGCGGTGTGCATCGTGGTGGCGGCTATTGTGCAGCGCTCCATCAAACCACTGCTGTGGCTTGCAGTGCTGGGTGGTGGATCCATTGTCATTGCGTTGATTTCTTGGGGTCCTTACCTTCTGGCCTCCATCAACGGAGCGGAGCGCTCTGGCGATTCCGCAACACACTACCTGCCTCTTGAAGGCACCCAATTCCCGGTTCCTTTCTTGGCATCAAGCGTTGTGGGACTGTTGTGTCTTGTTGGCCTGATCTATTTGGTGGTGCGTTTCCACAACAATGAGGTGCGCGCGATGTGGGTCGGCATCGCAGTGTTTTATGCCTGGATGGGCATGTCCATGGCGATCACGCTTTTGGGCAACACGTTGCTTGGATTCCGTCTTGATACGGTGCTGGTGCTTATTTTTGCCACGGCTGGAGTGTTGGGCATTGCAGATTTCCGCCTTGCCAGTGTGTATCAGCTCTACCCCACCCAAATCACAGAGCGCACGGCCACCCATCTGACCAATCTAATTGTGGTCCTCGTGCTGCTTGGCGGCCTCTACTACGCGCAAGATCTGCCGCAGAAGAACGCACGAGCTATCGATCTGGCCTATACCGATACTGATGGCTACGGCGAGCGCGCGGATCTGTATCCGGCCGGAGCTGCACGTTATTACAAGGACATCAACGATCATCTGCTTGATCAAGGATTCGAGCCTTCCGAAACTGTCGTGCTGACAGACGAACTCGATTTCATGTCCTACTACCCTTATCGCGGATACCAAGCTTTTACTTCCCACTACGCCAACCCGCTTGGTGAGTTCGGAAACAGGAACGCATTCATCGAAGATCTCGCGATCCGAAGCTGGGATGAGTTGGCTGATCCTCAACAATTCAGCGACGCCTTGAACACCTCTCCATGGACGATCCCTGAGGTGTTCATCTTCCGTGGCTCCATCGATGATCCTGACGCCGGTTGGAAATACGACGTGGCTGAAGATCTGTACCCGAACAATCCAAACGTGCGCTTCCGCGGCGTGTACTTTAACCCGGAGTCATTTGATCAGATGTGGCAGACCAAGCAAGTGGGACCTTTCGTGGTGGTAACGCACAATGAGTAA
- a CDS encoding GtrA family protein — translation MSENLDVTIVRPMSLKTQAFRFILTGGLSAIVDLGLLSLLQLVFGLPVPVARTISFIAGTTTAYMINRRWTFQAESSTSRFLAVVALYGVTFLINIGLQTLCSALFENWGWNEAVAMVVAFVIAQGTGTVINFIVQRTIIFRVK, via the coding sequence GTGTCCGAAAATCTTGATGTTACGATCGTCCGACCAATGAGCCTGAAAACCCAAGCTTTCCGGTTCATCCTCACCGGTGGCCTCTCAGCCATCGTGGACCTCGGCCTGCTGTCACTTTTGCAGCTAGTGTTCGGCCTTCCCGTACCTGTTGCCCGCACGATCTCCTTCATCGCCGGCACCACCACCGCCTACATGATCAACCGCCGGTGGACCTTCCAAGCAGAAAGCTCCACCTCCAGGTTCCTTGCTGTGGTGGCCCTCTACGGCGTGACCTTCCTGATCAACATTGGACTGCAAACCCTCTGCTCCGCATTGTTTGAGAATTGGGGCTGGAACGAAGCCGTCGCGATGGTGGTCGCCTTCGTGATCGCCCAAGGCACCGGAACGGTCATCAACTTCATCGTCCAAAGAACCATCATTTTCCGAGTGAAGTAA
- a CDS encoding VOC family protein — protein sequence MGTQIDHIVIAAPNLKDLVSRFEKLTGVKAVAGGRHDTGTANALVPLKEPKGSYLELIGPDPEADAVTQDNFAIATTQSTEPRVAAWCVRPDDLEALAAKRGTQSQLMSRHTPEGTTLTWRLILPEPGVDFAPVPFAIDWLGSPHPSKVTEPQVSVHSFTVYGHSEPDELPEPAIFQEGKPLLELVLESPKGRVNLSDL from the coding sequence ATGGGAACGCAGATTGATCACATTGTTATTGCAGCGCCAAACCTTAAAGATCTGGTGTCGCGGTTTGAGAAGTTGACGGGGGTTAAGGCGGTGGCGGGTGGTCGTCACGATACGGGGACGGCGAACGCGCTGGTGCCACTAAAAGAGCCAAAGGGGTCGTACCTGGAGTTGATTGGCCCGGATCCTGAGGCGGACGCGGTGACGCAGGATAATTTCGCGATCGCTACGACGCAGTCGACGGAGCCGAGGGTGGCGGCGTGGTGTGTGCGTCCGGATGATTTGGAGGCTCTCGCCGCTAAGCGGGGGACGCAGTCGCAGTTGATGAGCAGGCACACTCCGGAGGGGACGACGCTGACGTGGCGGTTGATTTTGCCGGAGCCGGGTGTGGATTTTGCGCCGGTGCCGTTTGCGATTGATTGGTTGGGGTCGCCGCATCCTTCCAAGGTCACAGAACCCCAGGTCAGTGTTCACAGTTTCACGGTCTATGGCCATAGTGAGCCGGATGAGCTGCCAGAGCCTGCAATTTTTCAGGAGGGTAAGCCGTTGTTGGAGTTGGTGTTGGAGTCGCCGAAGGGGCGGGTTAATCTGAGCGATTTGTGA
- a CDS encoding FAD-binding oxidoreductase: MNSSHGTSSSGASAGAHGALPLEAQKLNGWGRTAPTTAEVLTTPDLDIIVDAVRQVAEQNDSKPDYLKRGVIARGMGRSYGDPAQNAGGLVIDMQPLNKIHSIDPDSAIVDVDGGVTLDQLMKAALPYGLWVPVLPGTRQVTIGGAIGPDIHGKNHHSAGSFGDHVVSMELLVADGRILHLEPEGTAEDPQGDLFWATVGGMGLTGIIVRARIRMTKTETAYFIADTDRTNNLEETVAFHSDGSEHNYTYSSAWFDVISPEPKLGRSTISRGSLATLAQLEELAPKLAKDPLKFNAPQLMKVPDIFPSWTLNKLTLSAVGVAYYAMGAPAKNQVKNLTQFYQPLDLIGEWNRGYGSKGFLQYQFVVPTEAVEPFKDIIRDMQKSGHYSALNVFKLFGPGNRAPLSYPMPGWNVCVDFPIRPGLGAFLDDLDKRVMEFGGRLYLAKESRTSAENFHAMYPGMEGWLKTRNEIDPTGVFASDMSRRLELS; encoded by the coding sequence ATGAACAGTTCTCACGGCACGTCCAGCTCCGGCGCTTCGGCCGGTGCCCACGGAGCCCTTCCCCTAGAAGCTCAGAAACTGAACGGTTGGGGCCGCACAGCCCCCACCACCGCTGAGGTACTTACCACCCCAGACCTAGACATCATTGTGGATGCAGTCCGCCAAGTCGCTGAACAAAACGACTCCAAGCCGGACTACCTCAAGCGCGGCGTGATTGCCCGTGGCATGGGTCGTTCCTATGGTGACCCAGCCCAAAACGCCGGTGGCCTTGTCATTGACATGCAGCCACTGAACAAAATCCACTCGATTGATCCTGATTCTGCGATCGTCGATGTAGATGGCGGCGTCACCCTCGATCAGCTCATGAAGGCTGCCCTGCCATATGGCCTCTGGGTTCCTGTCCTTCCCGGCACCCGCCAAGTCACCATCGGTGGCGCAATCGGACCAGACATCCACGGTAAGAACCACCACTCTGCAGGTTCCTTCGGCGACCACGTGGTCTCCATGGAACTCCTCGTTGCAGACGGACGCATCCTGCACCTCGAGCCAGAAGGCACCGCCGAAGACCCACAGGGCGACCTGTTCTGGGCAACCGTTGGTGGCATGGGCCTGACCGGCATCATCGTCCGTGCACGCATCCGCATGACCAAGACGGAAACCGCCTACTTCATTGCGGACACCGACCGCACCAACAACTTGGAAGAAACCGTTGCGTTCCACTCCGACGGATCAGAGCACAACTACACCTATTCTTCTGCGTGGTTCGATGTCATCAGCCCTGAGCCAAAGCTTGGCCGCTCCACCATCTCCCGTGGTTCCCTGGCAACACTTGCTCAGCTGGAAGAATTGGCACCAAAGCTGGCCAAGGATCCACTGAAGTTTAATGCTCCACAGCTGATGAAGGTTCCAGATATCTTCCCATCCTGGACTTTGAACAAGCTGACCCTTTCCGCAGTCGGTGTGGCTTACTACGCCATGGGTGCACCAGCGAAAAACCAGGTGAAAAACCTCACCCAGTTCTACCAACCACTGGATTTGATCGGCGAATGGAACCGTGGCTACGGCTCCAAGGGCTTCCTGCAGTACCAGTTCGTGGTCCCCACAGAAGCTGTTGAGCCTTTCAAGGACATCATCCGCGATATGCAAAAGTCCGGCCACTACTCCGCACTCAACGTGTTCAAACTGTTTGGCCCAGGCAACCGCGCACCACTGTCCTACCCAATGCCAGGCTGGAACGTCTGCGTTGACTTCCCTATCCGCCCAGGTCTGGGAGCTTTCTTGGACGATCTGGACAAGCGCGTCATGGAATTCGGCGGCCGCCTCTACCTGGCCAAGGAATCCCGCACCTCCGCAGAGAACTTCCACGCCATGTACCCAGGTATGGAAGGCTGGTTGAAGACTCGAAATGAGATCGACCCAACCGGAGTCTTTGCATCTGACATGTCCCGCCGACTTGAGCTTTCTTAA
- a CDS encoding MOSC domain-containing protein, translating to MPGLVLSTNVAHIQQDPGGDDRISGINKLPVATGIDVFIPGPNYGDGSGVVGDAIGDSLHHGGAHKAIYAYSREELDFFDPTYRNGYFGENLTTSGIVLEDLLINQQVRIGTTLLEVSIPRRPCRTFAHWLDIKGWLKTFTQRGLPGSYFRVIEEGHINPGDPIEVLQAPDHDITMSMAFRAKMGNKDLARRVVAANCLPARYHEELLKLI from the coding sequence ATGCCCGGTCTAGTTCTCTCCACAAACGTCGCCCATATCCAACAAGACCCAGGTGGCGATGACCGCATCAGCGGCATCAACAAACTCCCCGTCGCCACCGGCATCGATGTATTCATCCCCGGACCCAACTACGGCGACGGCTCCGGCGTAGTCGGCGACGCCATCGGCGATTCCCTCCACCACGGCGGCGCCCACAAAGCCATCTACGCCTACAGCCGCGAAGAACTCGACTTCTTTGACCCCACCTACCGCAACGGATACTTCGGCGAAAACCTCACCACCAGCGGAATCGTGTTGGAAGACCTCCTGATCAACCAACAAGTGCGCATCGGCACCACGCTGCTCGAAGTCTCCATTCCCCGCCGACCCTGCCGCACGTTCGCCCACTGGCTCGACATCAAAGGCTGGCTAAAAACCTTCACCCAACGCGGCCTCCCCGGCAGCTACTTCCGAGTCATCGAAGAAGGCCACATCAACCCCGGCGACCCCATTGAAGTTCTGCAGGCCCCCGACCACGACATCACCATGTCCATGGCCTTCCGTGCAAAAATGGGAAACAAAGACCTCGCGCGCCGGGTTGTTGCAGCCAACTGTCTCCCAGCGCGCTACCACGAGGAACTACTAAAACTGATCTAG
- a CDS encoding galactofuranosyltransferase GlfT1 — protein sequence MYAMAQTTTRLQPGINVAAVIVTHNRVELLRHSLEVVANQTYPVKHIVVVDNGADPDVEKLVLEVAGDRAVYTPSRTNLGGGGGFAFGFLTALALGADAVWCADDDGRPEGPGVLKTLIDAASRHNLEEVSPVVCNADDPERLAFPLRRGLEWRRMRSELIDPANPEDDLLPGIASLFNGALISAYAMERIGVPDYRLFIRGDEVEYHRRLVRSGLPFGTCLTTAYLHPDGSDEFKPILGGRMHTQYPDNDFKRFFTYRNRGYLMSQPGMRKLLPQEYARFAWFFLVQKRDVKGFREWLRLHKLGRDEKFNRP from the coding sequence ATGTATGCCATGGCACAAACCACTACCCGCCTCCAGCCGGGCATCAACGTCGCAGCGGTCATTGTGACCCACAATCGTGTGGAATTGCTGCGGCATTCCCTCGAGGTTGTTGCCAATCAAACCTATCCGGTGAAACACATTGTGGTGGTGGATAATGGGGCGGATCCGGACGTCGAGAAGCTGGTTTTAGAGGTGGCGGGAGACCGTGCCGTTTACACGCCTTCGCGCACCAATTTGGGCGGCGGTGGCGGTTTTGCTTTTGGTTTTTTGACGGCGTTGGCGCTGGGGGCGGACGCGGTGTGGTGCGCAGACGATGACGGCCGGCCGGAGGGGCCAGGGGTGTTGAAGACGCTTATCGACGCCGCTTCTCGGCATAATCTGGAGGAGGTTTCTCCGGTGGTATGCAATGCTGATGATCCGGAGCGGTTGGCATTTCCGCTGCGTCGGGGCTTGGAGTGGCGTCGGATGCGCAGTGAGTTGATTGATCCAGCCAACCCGGAGGATGATTTGCTGCCGGGCATCGCCTCCTTGTTCAATGGTGCCCTGATCAGCGCTTATGCAATGGAGCGCATTGGCGTGCCGGACTATCGACTGTTTATTCGCGGCGATGAGGTGGAGTATCACCGCCGTTTGGTGCGTTCCGGTTTGCCGTTTGGTACGTGTTTGACCACGGCGTATTTGCACCCGGATGGTTCTGATGAGTTCAAGCCGATTCTGGGTGGGCGGATGCATACGCAGTATCCGGATAATGATTTCAAGAGGTTTTTCACCTACCGCAACCGTGGCTACCTGATGAGCCAGCCGGGAATGCGCAAGCTTCTCCCTCAGGAATATGCGCGCTTTGCGTGGTTCTTCCTGGTTCAGAAACGGGATGTGAAGGGATTCCGGGAGTGGCTGCGCCTGCACAAACTGGGCCGCGACGAGAAATTCAATAGGCCCTAG
- a CDS encoding galactan export ABC transporter ATP-binding subunit Wzt/RfbE, producing the protein MVSIDTYNACVDFPIFDAKSRSMKKAFLGAAGGAIGRNQDNVVVVEALKNVNLHLREGDRVGLVGHNGAGKSTLLRLLSGIYEPTRGSADIRGRVAPVFDLGVGMDPEISGYENIIIRGLFLGQTRKQMKAKMEEIADFTELGEYLSMPLRTYSTGMRIRLALGVVTSIEPEILLLDEGIGAVDAAFMAKARDRLQALVERSGILVFASHSNDFLAQLCNTALWVDHGQIREAGLVPDVVEAYEGKGAGDHVRRLLTRMEEEK; encoded by the coding sequence ATGGTATCCATCGATACATACAACGCCTGCGTCGACTTCCCCATCTTCGACGCCAAATCCCGCTCCATGAAGAAAGCCTTCCTCGGCGCAGCCGGCGGAGCAATCGGGCGCAATCAAGACAACGTCGTAGTCGTCGAAGCGCTGAAGAACGTCAACCTGCACTTGCGCGAAGGTGACCGGGTCGGACTCGTCGGCCACAACGGCGCCGGCAAATCCACCCTCCTGCGACTCCTCTCCGGCATCTACGAACCCACCCGCGGAAGCGCTGACATCCGTGGACGCGTCGCCCCCGTCTTCGACCTCGGCGTCGGCATGGATCCAGAAATCTCCGGCTACGAAAATATCATCATCCGCGGCCTCTTCCTCGGTCAAACCCGCAAACAGATGAAAGCCAAAATGGAAGAAATCGCCGACTTCACCGAACTCGGCGAATACCTCTCCATGCCTCTCCGAACCTACTCCACCGGCATGCGCATCCGCCTAGCCCTCGGCGTGGTCACCTCCATCGAGCCCGAAATTCTGCTTCTTGATGAAGGCATCGGCGCCGTCGACGCCGCCTTCATGGCCAAAGCCCGCGACCGCCTCCAAGCCCTCGTCGAACGATCCGGCATCCTCGTCTTCGCCTCCCACTCCAACGACTTCCTCGCCCAACTCTGCAACACCGCACTCTGGGTCGACCACGGACAAATCCGCGAAGCGGGACTAGTTCCAGACGTGGTGGAAGCCTACGAAGGCAAGGGCGCCGGCGACCACGTCCGCAGACTCCTCACCCGCATGGAAGAAGAAAAGTAG
- a CDS encoding decaprenylphospho-beta-D-erythro-pentofuranosid-2-ulose 2-reductase — MLNAVGKAQNILLLGGTSEIGISIVSRFLKQGPSHVTLAARKDSPRVDAAVAEIKAAGAASVAVVDFDALDTESHPAAIDAAFENGDVDVAIVAFGILGDNEAQWRDQALAVEATTVNYTAGVSVGVLLGQKFEQQGHGTIVALSSVAGQRVRRSNFVYGSAKAGFDGFYTQLGEALRGSGANVLVVRPGQVRTKMSADGGEAPLTVNREDVADAVYDAVVNKKDIIFVHPLFQYVSFAFQFIPRAIFRKLPF, encoded by the coding sequence ATGCTTAACGCAGTGGGCAAAGCCCAAAACATTCTCCTTCTTGGTGGAACCTCTGAGATCGGTATTTCCATTGTCTCCCGCTTCCTCAAGCAGGGTCCATCCCATGTGACCTTGGCAGCGCGTAAAGATTCCCCACGCGTGGACGCAGCAGTCGCAGAGATCAAAGCAGCTGGCGCTGCTTCCGTTGCTGTTGTTGATTTCGATGCGCTCGACACCGAATCCCACCCTGCAGCCATCGACGCAGCCTTTGAAAACGGCGACGTTGACGTAGCAATCGTGGCTTTCGGCATCCTCGGCGACAACGAAGCACAGTGGCGCGACCAAGCACTAGCAGTGGAAGCAACCACCGTGAACTACACCGCCGGCGTTTCCGTAGGTGTACTGCTGGGCCAGAAATTTGAGCAGCAGGGCCACGGCACCATCGTGGCATTGTCCTCTGTGGCAGGCCAGCGAGTCCGCCGCTCCAACTTTGTCTACGGCTCCGCCAAGGCAGGTTTCGACGGTTTCTACACCCAGCTCGGCGAAGCCCTGCGTGGATCCGGTGCCAACGTATTGGTGGTTCGCCCAGGCCAGGTACGCACCAAGATGTCCGCAGATGGTGGCGAAGCCCCACTGACCGTCAACCGCGAAGACGTGGCAGATGCTGTTTATGATGCAGTGGTGAACAAGAAGGACATCATCTTTGTCCACCCACTGTTCCAGTACGTCTCTTTTGCGTTCCAATTCATTCCGCGAGCAATCTTCCGCAAGCTGCCGTTCTAA
- a CDS encoding aminotransferase class V-fold PLP-dependent enzyme: MGFDVARVRGLYTSLGDGWTYLNSHQIPQVPERVASGVAAAFRTHAQISEVTSQPIAVDQLEAAREAVASLAGVDPDCVVLGPTRQFLAHTLARGLGGFVRRKAGVVLSRADADWLTAPFRSLDGVFSWAEPDLGTGMLPDWQYEKLVDGSTRLVVLSAAHPLLGTVAPVGKIVDKVRARSRAWVLVDATTYAAYRPLRLDEWEADIVMLDLGELGGPQISALIFRDTSMFPRLDRTVPLELPASSLPHGLLGGVPNLVRHLGNLDENAPSVVEAMGEMAKFHKGLFEHLVESLEGLHAVHIVGISGDAAGQDAAFLDRVPRLTFTMEGVPADMVYRRLVDNRLITTVSPADPLLEAMGVTEAGGSITIGLSPFSTYYEVDQLTRVLASLA; this comes from the coding sequence GTGGGTTTTGATGTGGCCAGGGTTCGGGGGCTTTATACCTCTTTGGGCGATGGCTGGACGTACCTTAATTCACATCAAATTCCGCAGGTTCCGGAGCGGGTGGCGTCGGGAGTTGCGGCGGCTTTCCGCACGCATGCGCAGATTTCTGAGGTGACGTCGCAGCCGATTGCGGTGGATCAGTTGGAGGCTGCTCGCGAGGCAGTTGCGTCGTTGGCGGGTGTGGATCCGGACTGTGTTGTGCTGGGTCCCACGAGGCAGTTTTTGGCTCATACATTGGCGCGCGGTTTGGGTGGGTTTGTACGTCGAAAAGCGGGCGTGGTGTTGTCGCGCGCGGACGCGGACTGGCTGACCGCGCCGTTCCGCTCCCTCGACGGCGTTTTTAGCTGGGCCGAGCCCGATTTGGGCACCGGCATGCTGCCGGATTGGCAGTACGAGAAGCTTGTTGACGGCTCGACGCGCCTTGTCGTGCTCAGCGCCGCGCACCCGCTGCTCGGCACGGTCGCCCCAGTGGGCAAGATTGTGGATAAAGTGCGGGCGCGTTCGCGTGCCTGGGTGCTTGTCGACGCCACCACCTACGCAGCCTACCGCCCCCTGCGCCTAGACGAGTGGGAAGCCGATATCGTCATGCTTGATCTCGGCGAGTTGGGCGGCCCGCAGATTTCGGCGTTGATTTTCCGTGATACCTCGATGTTCCCGCGCCTGGATCGCACCGTTCCACTCGAACTGCCCGCAAGCTCCCTGCCGCATGGGCTGCTCGGCGGCGTGCCCAACCTGGTGCGGCACCTGGGAAACCTGGATGAAAACGCCCCGTCCGTCGTTGAGGCGATGGGGGAGATGGCGAAATTCCACAAGGGACTTTTTGAGCATCTTGTGGAATCGCTCGAAGGACTTCACGCGGTGCATATCGTGGGAATTTCCGGCGATGCCGCAGGTCAAGACGCCGCGTTCCTGGATCGAGTGCCCCGCTTGACCTTCACCATGGAAGGCGTGCCCGCAGATATGGTGTACCGCCGATTGGTGGACAATCGTTTGATCACTACCGTCAGCCCTGCTGACCCGCTGCTCGAAGCAATGGGTGTGACTGAAGCTGGCGGATCGATCACTATCGGACTAAGCCCGTTTAGCACCTACTATGAAGTGGATCAGCTGACCAGGGTGCTGGCATCGCTTGCCTAA